From Arcticibacter tournemirensis, one genomic window encodes:
- a CDS encoding 3-keto-disaccharide hydrolase — protein MKYQSLLAGAAFIFCSLSGQAQSQQGWTDLFDGKTLNGWKRLAGTAQYKVEDGAIVGTTVMHSGNTFLTTEKEYGDFILELDAKIESSVSNSGVQTRSHFDPAGNGGKGKVYGRQMEIDPSERDWTGGVYDEARRDWLYPLSLNPGARGAFKVGVYNHIRIECIGNEMKTWINNIPAAYVVDTIDQKGFIGLQVHGIDKEAQAGKNVYFKNIRIKTKGLKATAFPAGVYVVNTVPNSLSPYEKTTGWSLLFDGKTTAAWTGAYKEKFPDKGWKVDKGVLTVLSSEGKESANGGDIVTKEQFSAFDLSFEFKLSPGANSGVKYFVTLSEKNTGSAIGLEYQILDDALHPDAKLGRDGNRTLASLYDLIKAEKQARFLRPIGQWNRGRVVVYPDNRVEHYLNGIKVIEYTRGSDDFRRLVSISKYKDWKNFGEAEKGHILLQDHGNEVSFRSIKIKKL, from the coding sequence ATGAAATATCAATCATTACTTGCCGGCGCAGCCTTTATATTTTGTTCATTAAGCGGCCAGGCACAAAGCCAACAGGGCTGGACTGATTTATTCGATGGAAAAACGCTGAATGGCTGGAAGCGACTGGCCGGAACGGCACAATATAAAGTAGAAGATGGCGCTATTGTAGGTACAACCGTAATGCATTCAGGCAACACCTTTCTCACTACAGAAAAGGAGTACGGCGACTTTATCCTCGAACTCGATGCTAAGATAGAAAGTTCGGTAAGCAATTCGGGCGTGCAGACGCGTAGTCATTTTGACCCCGCTGGCAATGGCGGAAAAGGGAAGGTGTATGGCAGGCAGATGGAGATTGATCCTTCGGAACGAGACTGGACAGGAGGTGTTTACGATGAAGCCCGTCGCGACTGGCTGTATCCGCTTTCATTGAATCCGGGAGCGCGAGGTGCTTTCAAGGTGGGCGTATATAATCATATCCGTATTGAATGTATCGGTAACGAAATGAAAACCTGGATCAATAATATTCCTGCAGCTTATGTTGTAGACACAATTGATCAGAAAGGGTTTATTGGATTACAGGTACATGGCATCGACAAGGAAGCGCAGGCAGGTAAGAACGTTTATTTTAAGAATATCCGCATCAAAACAAAAGGCCTCAAAGCCACTGCATTTCCCGCAGGTGTGTATGTAGTCAATACGGTTCCCAACTCATTAAGCCCTTACGAGAAGACCACGGGCTGGTCGTTGCTGTTTGACGGTAAGACTACGGCAGCCTGGACTGGAGCATATAAAGAAAAGTTTCCCGACAAAGGATGGAAGGTTGACAAAGGAGTCCTGACCGTTTTGTCGTCAGAGGGCAAAGAGTCGGCAAACGGAGGCGATATCGTAACGAAGGAACAATTCAGTGCTTTTGATCTCTCATTCGAATTTAAACTTAGTCCAGGGGCTAACAGCGGAGTGAAATATTTTGTAACCCTGAGTGAGAAAAATACAGGCTCGGCTATCGGGCTCGAATACCAGATACTCGACGATGCCCTTCATCCCGACGCAAAGCTGGGGCGTGATGGAAACCGCACACTTGCCTCCTTATACGATCTGATCAAAGCCGAGAAACAGGCCCGGTTCCTGCGTCCTATAGGGCAGTGGAACAGGGGAAGGGTAGTGGTGTATCCGGATAACAGAGTAGAGCATTATCTGAATGGAATTAAGGTTATCGAATATACCAGAGGATCGGACGACTTCCGCCGCCTTGTATCCATTAGCAAATATAAAGACTGGAAGAACTTCGGAGAGGCAGAGAAGGGGCATATTCTTCTTCAGGATCATGGAAACGAAGTAAGCTTCAGAAGTATTAAGATTAAGAAACTGTAA
- a CDS encoding Gfo/Idh/MocA family protein: protein MNTRRDFIRQSAIAAAGTYLGTFGFSAKSYGRILGANDRVRVGAIGFSDRFKDTLLPSFLNHRQELNFDMVALSDLWSLRRDKGVSFLKEKFGHDITACRNNEELYSLKDIDAVIISTADFQHAVHTIEAIKAKCDAYVEKPFAETMEDNRAAFKAVKSSDRIVQIGSQRRSGANYHAAHDFIKSGKFGPITAVDLVWNVNQPGRWRRPDLVAQLQEKDTDWKRFLINRPADTWDPRKYLEYRLFWPYSSGMPGQWMSHQIDTVHWFSGLKHPRSVVANGGIYTWKDGRKNWDTTTAVFDYGPLDDLGSGFQVVFTSRMQNESGGVGEVYYSNGGELNLMTNKISPNGGLQEREAAAMKMQPNLLPKIDLSANVQKVATSANTGADPLTSNHMRNWMECIRSRKQPNAPVEAGYTHSIATIMTNAAVRTGEKITFDEKTQEVLAGGKVFKY, encoded by the coding sequence ATGAACACACGCAGAGATTTTATCCGGCAGTCAGCCATAGCTGCGGCTGGTACCTATTTAGGAACTTTTGGTTTCAGCGCAAAAAGTTATGGACGAATACTTGGTGCCAATGACAGGGTGAGAGTTGGGGCTATCGGTTTTTCCGACCGGTTTAAAGATACCTTGCTTCCAAGCTTTTTGAACCATCGCCAGGAGTTGAATTTTGATATGGTGGCGTTGTCGGATCTGTGGTCGCTGAGAAGAGATAAAGGCGTTAGCTTCCTGAAGGAAAAATTTGGTCACGATATAACGGCCTGTCGCAATAATGAAGAGCTATATAGCCTAAAGGATATAGACGCAGTCATCATTAGTACAGCTGATTTTCAGCATGCTGTCCATACCATTGAAGCTATAAAAGCCAAATGTGACGCCTATGTAGAAAAGCCTTTTGCGGAAACTATGGAAGATAACCGTGCTGCATTCAAGGCGGTGAAGTCTTCTGATAGAATTGTTCAGATTGGATCACAACGCAGGAGCGGCGCTAACTATCACGCCGCCCATGACTTTATAAAAAGCGGAAAGTTTGGTCCGATAACAGCTGTTGACCTCGTCTGGAATGTAAATCAGCCGGGTAGGTGGCGTCGTCCTGATCTTGTCGCTCAATTACAGGAAAAGGATACTGACTGGAAGCGGTTCCTTATCAATCGCCCGGCAGACACCTGGGATCCCCGGAAATACCTTGAGTATCGCTTATTCTGGCCTTATTCTTCAGGGATGCCGGGGCAGTGGATGTCGCATCAGATCGATACGGTACATTGGTTCAGCGGGCTTAAGCATCCCCGTAGTGTAGTAGCCAATGGTGGCATCTACACCTGGAAGGATGGAAGGAAGAACTGGGATACTACCACTGCCGTATTCGATTATGGCCCGCTGGACGACCTTGGCTCAGGATTCCAGGTAGTATTCACTTCCAGGATGCAGAACGAAAGCGGAGGTGTAGGAGAAGTATATTACTCGAATGGTGGCGAGCTTAATCTCATGACTAACAAAATATCACCTAATGGTGGTTTGCAGGAACGTGAAGCAGCCGCAATGAAAATGCAGCCGAATCTTCTTCCAAAAATTGATCTTTCGGCTAACGTTCAGAAGGTAGCCACTTCAGCAAATACGGGGGCCGATCCTCTTACTTCCAATCATATGAGGAATTGGATGGAGTGTATTCGCAGCAGGAAACAACCTAACGCGCCAGTGGAAGCTGGTTATACCCATTCAATCGCCACGATCATGACCAATGCAGCAGTAAGGACTGGTGAGAAGATTACTTTTGATGAGAAAACACAGGAAGTTCTGGCTGGTGGCAAGGTTTTTAAATATTGA
- a CDS encoding Gfo/Idh/MocA family protein, with the protein MFRRNFIKQAGVLTGGLLLHNQIAAALALDDDAAGIVNVGIIGTGDRGRGIMHTMKELNTQFNVSAICDTLDFRLKEAAKEGAQWKPTAYSDYRKLLDDKNIHAVIIAVPLNLHFQIAQDALKAGKHVYLEKTMTYNTSQAMDLVSLVKKSPKLVFQVGHQYRYTPLYFRVKQIIEDGYLGKVTQIDCRWDRNWNWKRAVPNPSLERQINWRMYKEYSGGLAAELLSHQIDFINWVFKTHPDEVLGSGGIDFYKDGRETFDNVQAILRYQKDGMIGNFGATCANAHDGYMFRLKGSKGMISLLVNEGFFYPEKEMREELEMVDGVTGATKIALSKDGGIPLLKEPAKDGTWYALNDFHKCINKHEQPSSNVLTGATTAICVDLANQAMYNRNIQSWKPLYNLS; encoded by the coding sequence ATGTTCAGACGAAATTTTATTAAACAGGCAGGAGTATTGACCGGCGGGCTCCTGCTTCATAACCAAATCGCAGCCGCCCTTGCCCTGGACGATGATGCGGCAGGGATCGTAAATGTAGGGATTATCGGTACCGGCGATCGCGGAAGAGGGATAATGCATACCATGAAAGAACTGAATACACAGTTCAATGTAAGTGCCATCTGCGATACGTTAGATTTTCGGCTTAAAGAAGCCGCGAAAGAGGGCGCACAATGGAAGCCGACTGCGTATAGTGATTATCGCAAGCTACTGGATGATAAAAACATCCATGCTGTTATTATAGCCGTTCCACTTAATTTGCATTTTCAGATAGCTCAGGATGCCTTGAAGGCCGGAAAACACGTGTATCTGGAAAAGACAATGACATATAACACTTCTCAGGCCATGGACCTGGTAAGTCTGGTTAAAAAGTCGCCCAAGCTGGTTTTTCAGGTAGGTCATCAGTACAGGTATACTCCTCTTTATTTCAGGGTAAAGCAAATAATTGAAGATGGATACCTGGGTAAGGTAACTCAAATAGATTGCCGTTGGGATAGAAACTGGAACTGGAAAAGAGCGGTGCCCAACCCTTCCCTCGAAAGGCAGATCAACTGGAGAATGTATAAAGAGTATTCAGGCGGACTTGCAGCCGAGCTTTTGTCTCATCAGATCGACTTTATCAACTGGGTGTTTAAAACGCATCCCGATGAAGTTCTCGGTTCGGGGGGAATTGATTTCTATAAAGATGGTCGTGAGACCTTCGATAACGTACAGGCGATATTGCGCTACCAGAAAGACGGCATGATCGGTAACTTTGGCGCCACTTGTGCGAATGCACACGACGGATATATGTTCCGCCTGAAGGGCAGCAAGGGAATGATCTCGCTGCTGGTAAATGAAGGCTTCTTCTATCCCGAAAAGGAGATGCGGGAGGAACTTGAGATGGTAGATGGCGTAACGGGGGCTACTAAAATAGCACTTAGCAAGGACGGCGGCATACCGCTTTTGAAAGAGCCGGCGAAAGATGGCACCTGGTATGCGCTCAACGATTTTCACAAATGCATAAACAAACACGAACAACCCTCATCAAACGTTCTTACAGGCGCAACAACAGCCATTTGTGTTGATTTAGCCAATCAGGCGATGTACAACAGGAACATCCAATCATGGAAACCATTATATAATCTTTCTTAA